The Humidesulfovibrio mexicanus genome window below encodes:
- a CDS encoding aldehyde ferredoxin oxidoreductase family protein, producing the protein MAKILRINTRTREYRFEELGQYAGLGGRALTSRVVATEVPASCHPLSAANKLVIAGGILAGSTAANSGRSSVGAKSPLTGGIKESNVGGQFAHKLPRLGLLAVILEDKPEAGAGFCNILVKQDSVEFQDCADIVGMDNYAAHELVKAKFGEKVVTAMIGPAGEQCLSAATIQFSDPEGRPSRSAGRGGMGAVMGSKKVKAVILDPDAKGAVAMADPEAFKVARKRWVDILMGHPVTSQGLPTYGTAILVNIINEAGALPTKNFRTGRFDGASKISGETMTETIKARKGQYKHGCHTGCVIQCSQVYNDKNGDYLTTGFEYETIWGFGANLLVDDLDDIAMMDRICDEKGMDTIELANTMAMAMEAGVVQWGDGKGVIELLKKVGSSDPLGRILGNGTAFTAQAFGVDRVPVVKKQALPAYDPRVVKGVGVTYSTTPMGADHTAGYAVCQNVLKVGGDVPSHGKAGQVEVSKNLQIATAAVDSLGLCLFVAFAVLDTADALSVVADMVTAATGKATSVDDIVNMGVNCLKDELAFNKAAGFTDKDDQLPDFFKNEPLPPHNLTWDFTAEEMQAAKV; encoded by the coding sequence ATGGCGAAGATATTGCGCATCAACACCCGCACCAGGGAGTATCGTTTCGAGGAGCTGGGCCAGTACGCCGGGCTCGGCGGCCGGGCGCTCACCTCCCGCGTGGTGGCGACAGAGGTTCCCGCCAGCTGCCATCCGCTTTCCGCCGCCAACAAGCTGGTCATCGCCGGAGGCATTCTGGCGGGCAGCACGGCGGCCAACTCCGGCCGCTCGTCCGTGGGCGCCAAGTCGCCGCTCACCGGCGGCATCAAGGAATCCAACGTTGGCGGCCAGTTCGCGCACAAGCTGCCCAGGCTCGGCCTTCTCGCCGTCATCCTGGAAGACAAGCCCGAGGCGGGCGCCGGCTTCTGCAACATCCTGGTGAAGCAGGACTCCGTGGAGTTCCAAGACTGCGCCGACATTGTGGGCATGGACAACTACGCCGCGCACGAGCTGGTGAAGGCCAAGTTCGGCGAAAAGGTCGTCACCGCCATGATCGGCCCGGCCGGGGAGCAGTGCCTCTCCGCCGCCACCATCCAGTTTTCCGATCCCGAGGGCCGTCCGAGCCGTTCCGCCGGGCGCGGCGGCATGGGCGCGGTCATGGGCTCCAAGAAGGTCAAGGCCGTCATCCTGGACCCGGACGCCAAGGGCGCGGTGGCCATGGCCGACCCGGAGGCCTTCAAGGTCGCCCGCAAGCGCTGGGTGGACATCCTCATGGGCCACCCGGTCACCAGCCAGGGCCTGCCCACCTACGGCACCGCGATTCTGGTGAACATCATCAACGAGGCGGGCGCGCTGCCCACCAAGAACTTCCGCACCGGCCGCTTCGACGGCGCGTCCAAGATCAGCGGCGAGACCATGACCGAGACCATCAAGGCCAGAAAGGGCCAGTACAAGCACGGCTGCCACACCGGCTGCGTCATCCAGTGCTCCCAGGTCTACAACGACAAGAACGGCGACTACCTGACCACCGGGTTCGAGTACGAGACCATCTGGGGCTTTGGCGCAAACCTGCTGGTGGACGACCTGGACGACATCGCCATGATGGACCGCATATGCGACGAGAAGGGCATGGACACCATCGAACTGGCCAACACCATGGCCATGGCCATGGAGGCGGGAGTCGTGCAGTGGGGCGATGGCAAGGGCGTCATCGAGCTTCTGAAGAAGGTCGGCTCCAGCGATCCCCTGGGCCGCATCTTGGGCAACGGCACGGCCTTCACCGCCCAGGCCTTCGGCGTGGACCGCGTGCCCGTGGTCAAGAAGCAGGCCCTGCCCGCCTATGACCCGCGCGTGGTCAAGGGTGTGGGCGTCACCTACAGCACCACCCCCATGGGCGCGGACCACACCGCTGGCTACGCCGTGTGTCAGAACGTGCTCAAGGTGGGCGGCGACGTGCCCTCCCACGGCAAGGCCGGGCAGGTGGAAGTGTCCAAGAATCTGCAGATCGCCACGGCGGCCGTGGACTCGCTCGGCCTGTGCCTGTTCGTGGCCTTCGCCGTGCTCGATACCGCCGACGCCCTCTCCGTGGTGGCCGACATGGTCACCGCCGCCACGGGCAAGGCCACCAGCGTGGACGACATCGTGAACATGGGCGTGAACTGCCTGAAGGACGAGCTGGCCTTCAACAAGGCCGCGGGCTTCACCGACAAGGACGACCAGCTGCCGGACTTCTTCAAGAACGAGCCCCTGCCGCCGCACAACCTCACCTGGGACTTCACCGCCGAGGAAATGCAGGCCGCCAAGGTCTAG
- a CDS encoding ribonuclease catalytic domain-containing protein — MTKSLKLSGFPRPGAVVEFLQDNEAHIAWVLEESQGRLRLLTRTKREVKLPAARLLPWLGPEFPPGATREEIGHRLEDIEARRRGICAEVNPMELWDMAQGEVEHAPAEWFSQLLWTEPGVDEVAGMGRALLSAKAHFKFQPPDFDIHPADKVEARLAREREDKDREAVASAGHAILSALWARIKSGQPPLAPHMVLREAEGLDPDVEARLRAMLLAQVAQKTAGGPGGEYDALAKLWESLKKSLNIKGETPHLALQLAQAWGVLPPHHCHLLDEAGYAWGDGWSAAFAGEIAAQRERFAARAAEAKLDPTPYVSIDAATTRDIDDAFFVAETTLPDGSPGFLCRVTLARPCLAWDFGAPLDREVFSRATSLYLPEGSGHMMPEELGTGLFSLTADGPKPALVAEFLLDERAEIVDTRPRLAWVKLARNIAYPDAQAAIEADNGAGSDPQLSLALRIARELFARRLERGAVVIDKPEPQVELSGEAESVSVDIALRQTSPDAELLVSEFMILANSGLALWARENGVPLLCRTQDIALPREATGVFSDPVDIFRVVKLLAPPLLERQPRRHAALACEAYATITSPIRRYVDFINMAQVQSFLECGAPRLDAAAVDALIPHLSARIQEVGQVQRFRPRYWKLVYLAQRKRQPFPAVVVDDAGPYPTLSLPELQITTRVPRNLLGDRVQPGMRFDIVFGRIDPLANELKVVEALEAE; from the coding sequence ATGACCAAGTCGCTCAAGCTCTCCGGCTTCCCCAGGCCGGGCGCGGTGGTGGAGTTCCTGCAGGACAACGAGGCGCACATCGCCTGGGTCCTGGAGGAATCTCAGGGCCGCCTGCGCCTCTTGACCCGCACCAAGCGCGAGGTCAAACTGCCCGCCGCGCGTCTGCTCCCCTGGCTCGGGCCGGAGTTCCCCCCCGGCGCCACCCGCGAGGAGATCGGCCACCGGCTGGAGGACATCGAGGCCCGCAGGCGCGGCATTTGCGCCGAGGTGAACCCCATGGAGCTGTGGGACATGGCCCAGGGCGAGGTGGAGCACGCCCCGGCCGAGTGGTTCTCCCAGCTTTTGTGGACCGAGCCCGGCGTGGACGAGGTGGCCGGCATGGGCCGCGCCCTTCTGTCCGCCAAGGCGCACTTCAAATTCCAGCCGCCGGACTTCGACATCCACCCCGCCGACAAGGTGGAGGCCCGCCTTGCGCGCGAGCGCGAGGACAAGGACCGCGAGGCCGTGGCCAGCGCCGGGCACGCCATCCTTTCCGCCCTGTGGGCGCGCATCAAGAGCGGCCAGCCGCCCCTTGCGCCGCACATGGTCCTGCGCGAAGCCGAGGGCCTGGACCCGGATGTGGAAGCGCGGCTGCGCGCCATGCTCCTGGCCCAGGTGGCCCAGAAAACCGCCGGGGGGCCCGGCGGCGAATACGACGCCCTGGCCAAGCTGTGGGAGAGCCTCAAAAAGTCCCTGAACATAAAGGGCGAGACCCCGCACCTGGCCCTGCAGCTGGCCCAGGCCTGGGGCGTGCTGCCCCCGCACCACTGCCATCTGCTGGACGAGGCGGGCTACGCCTGGGGCGACGGCTGGTCCGCGGCCTTTGCCGGGGAAATCGCCGCGCAACGGGAGCGCTTCGCCGCGCGCGCCGCAGAGGCGAAGCTGGACCCCACGCCCTACGTCAGCATCGACGCCGCCACCACCCGCGACATCGACGACGCCTTTTTCGTGGCCGAAACCACCCTGCCCGATGGTTCGCCCGGCTTCCTCTGCCGCGTCACCCTGGCCCGGCCCTGCCTCGCCTGGGACTTCGGCGCGCCCCTGGACCGCGAGGTGTTCTCCCGCGCCACCAGCCTGTACCTGCCCGAGGGCTCCGGCCACATGATGCCCGAGGAACTGGGCACGGGCCTCTTCAGCCTCACGGCCGACGGCCCCAAGCCCGCCCTTGTGGCCGAATTCCTGCTGGACGAACGCGCGGAGATCGTGGACACGCGGCCGCGCCTGGCCTGGGTCAAGCTCGCCCGGAACATCGCCTACCCCGACGCCCAGGCCGCCATCGAGGCGGACAATGGCGCGGGAAGCGACCCGCAGCTCTCCCTGGCCCTGCGCATCGCCCGCGAACTGTTCGCCCGCCGCCTGGAGCGCGGGGCCGTGGTCATCGACAAGCCCGAGCCGCAGGTGGAGCTCTCCGGCGAGGCGGAAAGCGTCAGCGTGGACATCGCCCTGCGCCAGACCAGCCCGGACGCCGAGCTGCTGGTGAGCGAGTTCATGATTCTGGCCAACAGCGGCCTGGCCCTGTGGGCGCGGGAGAACGGCGTGCCGCTTTTGTGCCGCACCCAGGACATCGCCCTGCCCAGGGAGGCCACGGGCGTGTTCTCCGACCCCGTTGACATCTTCCGCGTGGTCAAGCTGCTGGCCCCGCCGCTTTTGGAGCGCCAGCCGCGCCGACACGCGGCGCTGGCCTGCGAGGCCTACGCCACCATCACCTCGCCCATCCGCCGCTACGTGGACTTCATCAACATGGCGCAGGTGCAGAGCTTCCTGGAATGCGGCGCGCCCAGGCTCGACGCCGCCGCCGTGGACGCGCTCATCCCGCACCTCTCGGCGCGCATCCAGGAGGTGGGGCAGGTGCAGCGCTTCCGCCCGCGCTACTGGAAGCTGGTGTACCTGGCCCAGCGCAAGCGCCAGCCCTTCCCGGCCGTGGTGGTGGACGACGCGGGCCCCTACCCCACGCTCTCGCTGCCGGAGCTGCAAATCACCACGCGCGTGCCGCGCAACCTGCTGGGCGACCGCGTGCAGCCGGGAATGCGCTTCGACATCGTGTTCGGCCGCATCGACCCGCTGGCCAATGAATTGAAAGTGGTGGAGGCGCTGGAGGCGGAGTAG
- a CDS encoding tetrathionate reductase family octaheme c-type cytochrome, whose translation MKRSRTVYALGFAASVLFLLVLVWLYAPLSVMGKEAPQSAAGPVAKQREVQNPMPAGWTPPDQAEAEKRAAQPRPFVVDVAKEDPKLRQLRFKDLELGVKDIKYRYALLGNALPGNYTDQYRPVRFTHSKHAASVDGNCALCHHASPKGADASRDRLSETVACRACHQEAFNPKHPERLGLSAAYHQQCMGCHKKMNQGPVDCRGCHAPNAKDHKDLVRLPDNPTPMQVTQECLRCHPKAGEDMLKTAHWLWKGPSPYTIKRQKRVMSGKATDTINNFCMALPSNWPRCTSCHAGYGWKDENFDFTDKTRIDCLVCHDTTDSYVKAPPAAGMPDPKVDLVYVAKNVGKTSRNTCGNCHFQGGGGDAVKHAEMSGVLRWPDRNCDIHMGGYGFSCSECHKTVNHKILGRSSSLPVAEGSRSCEDCHSKKPHSCGSLLDHHLNKHSETVACNTCHTPVYSKCKATKTWWDWSMAGDKKRAPVKDKTGSSDYDWMKGEFEWKESKKPVYTWSNGFMERMLIGDVIPGQPDSFGSDEQLPRDQKKRMKPVYITRPVGSMKDPSSRIYPFKVMDGVQPADAVNNYLLVPHLYPRGPEDTTAYWKNLNWQKAFEDGMKVAKLPYSGKYKWVRTNMYWAINHEVSPKEMALSCRHCHESLAGQKTCNRCHKDDRNVNYKELVAKGTDFKAMLERGRDVSDLIGTTDYLGFKSLGYKGDPILTGGRFSRLPLRQHQN comes from the coding sequence ATGAAGAGATCGCGCACGGTGTACGCCCTGGGCTTCGCGGCGTCTGTCCTCTTTTTGTTGGTGCTGGTCTGGCTGTACGCCCCCCTGTCCGTAATGGGCAAGGAGGCGCCGCAGTCGGCAGCCGGGCCTGTTGCGAAACAGCGTGAGGTCCAGAATCCCATGCCTGCCGGGTGGACCCCGCCGGACCAGGCGGAGGCCGAGAAACGGGCCGCGCAGCCCAGGCCCTTCGTGGTCGACGTGGCCAAGGAGGATCCCAAGCTGCGGCAATTGCGCTTCAAGGATCTTGAGCTTGGCGTGAAGGACATCAAGTACCGCTACGCCCTGCTCGGCAATGCGCTTCCCGGCAACTACACGGACCAATACCGCCCTGTGCGGTTCACACATTCCAAGCACGCGGCAAGCGTGGACGGCAATTGCGCGCTGTGCCACCATGCAAGCCCAAAGGGCGCTGACGCCTCCAGGGACCGGCTTTCCGAGACCGTGGCCTGTCGCGCCTGCCACCAGGAGGCTTTCAATCCCAAGCATCCGGAGCGCCTTGGGTTGTCCGCCGCCTATCACCAGCAATGCATGGGCTGCCACAAGAAGATGAACCAGGGGCCCGTGGACTGCCGGGGGTGCCACGCGCCCAACGCCAAGGACCACAAGGACCTTGTGCGGCTGCCGGACAACCCCACGCCCATGCAGGTGACGCAGGAATGTCTGCGGTGCCACCCGAAGGCCGGGGAGGACATGCTGAAAACCGCACACTGGTTGTGGAAGGGGCCCTCTCCCTACACCATCAAGCGGCAGAAGCGGGTCATGAGCGGCAAGGCCACGGACACGATCAACAACTTCTGCATGGCGCTGCCCTCCAATTGGCCGCGCTGCACTTCGTGCCATGCCGGATACGGCTGGAAGGACGAGAACTTCGACTTCACGGACAAAACGCGCATTGACTGCCTGGTGTGCCACGACACCACGGACAGCTACGTGAAGGCCCCGCCCGCAGCCGGAATGCCCGACCCCAAGGTGGACCTGGTCTACGTGGCCAAGAACGTCGGCAAGACCTCGCGCAATACCTGCGGCAACTGCCACTTCCAGGGCGGCGGCGGCGATGCGGTCAAGCACGCGGAGATGTCCGGCGTGCTGCGCTGGCCCGACCGCAACTGCGACATCCACATGGGCGGCTATGGCTTCTCCTGCTCGGAGTGCCACAAGACCGTGAACCACAAGATCCTCGGACGCAGCAGCTCGCTGCCCGTGGCCGAGGGTTCGCGCAGCTGCGAGGACTGCCACTCGAAGAAGCCCCATTCCTGCGGCAGCCTGCTGGACCATCATCTGAACAAGCACTCGGAGACGGTCGCCTGCAACACCTGCCATACCCCTGTGTATTCCAAGTGCAAGGCCACAAAGACGTGGTGGGACTGGTCCATGGCGGGCGACAAGAAGCGCGCGCCGGTGAAGGACAAGACCGGGTCTTCGGACTACGATTGGATGAAGGGCGAGTTCGAGTGGAAGGAGTCCAAGAAGCCCGTGTACACCTGGTCCAATGGCTTCATGGAGCGGATGCTCATCGGGGATGTCATCCCCGGCCAGCCGGACAGCTTCGGCTCGGACGAGCAGCTGCCCCGCGACCAGAAAAAGCGCATGAAGCCCGTGTACATCACCCGCCCGGTGGGCTCCATGAAGGATCCGTCCTCGCGCATCTATCCGTTCAAGGTGATGGACGGCGTGCAGCCTGCGGACGCCGTGAACAACTATCTGCTGGTGCCGCATTTGTACCCGCGCGGCCCCGAGGACACCACCGCCTATTGGAAGAACCTGAATTGGCAGAAGGCGTTCGAGGACGGAATGAAGGTGGCCAAGCTGCCGTACAGTGGAAAGTACAAGTGGGTGCGCACGAACATGTACTGGGCCATCAACCATGAGGTTTCGCCCAAGGAAATGGCCCTGTCCTGCCGACATTGCCACGAAAGCCTTGCCGGGCAGAAGACGTGCAACCGCTGCCACAAGGACGACCGCAACGTGAACTACAAGGAGCTTGTGGCCAAGGGCACGGACTTCAAGGCCATGCTTGAGCGCGGGCGGGACGTGTCGGACCTGATCGGCACGACGGATTACCTCGGCTTCAAGTCCCTGGGGTACAAGGGCGATCCGATCCTTACGGGAGGCAGGTTCTCGCGGTTGCCGTTGCGCCAGCATCAAAACTAG
- the cysQ gene encoding 3'(2'),5'-bisphosphate nucleotidase CysQ — MNAQPMDSLAALAAIAEAAGLAILDVRRQGFQVSYKDDRSPLTRADLAAHETIMRGLERAFPEVPVLSEEGADRPYSERGGWERLFIVDPLDGTKEFVKDNGEFCVCIALAENGFPALGAVHVPTRGATYVGGLGLGAFRRDVANGQPGPWRAIAVRRPDAGGLVVLASRSHPSPELETYLTGKHVRERITAGSALKFCLVAEGAADLYPRFNPTREWDTAAGQAVLEGAGGSVLRFADGRPGPRLPVNKPDLFNGPFLASALPL; from the coding sequence ATGAACGCGCAGCCCATGGACAGCCTCGCCGCCCTTGCCGCAATCGCCGAGGCCGCAGGCCTGGCCATCCTCGATGTGCGCCGCCAGGGCTTCCAGGTGTCCTACAAGGACGACCGCTCGCCCCTCACCCGGGCGGACCTGGCCGCGCACGAGACCATCATGCGCGGCCTGGAGCGCGCCTTCCCCGAGGTGCCCGTGCTCTCGGAGGAAGGCGCGGACCGGCCCTACTCCGAGCGCGGCGGCTGGGAGCGCCTGTTCATCGTGGATCCGCTGGACGGCACCAAGGAGTTCGTGAAGGACAACGGCGAGTTCTGCGTCTGCATCGCCCTTGCCGAAAACGGCTTTCCCGCCCTCGGCGCGGTGCATGTGCCCACGCGGGGGGCCACCTACGTGGGCGGTCTGGGCCTGGGGGCCTTCCGGCGCGATGTCGCAAACGGCCAGCCCGGCCCCTGGAGGGCCATCGCCGTGCGTCGGCCGGACGCGGGCGGGCTTGTGGTGCTGGCCAGCCGCTCACACCCTTCGCCGGAACTGGAGACGTATCTGACGGGCAAACACGTTCGCGAACGCATCACCGCCGGGAGCGCGCTGAAGTTCTGCCTGGTGGCCGAGGGCGCGGCCGACCTGTACCCGCGCTTCAACCCCACGCGCGAGTGGGACACGGCGGCGGGCCAGGCCGTGCTGGAAGGCGCCGGCGGCAGCGTGCTGCGCTTCGCCGACGGCCGCCCCGGACCCCGTCTGCCCGTGAACAAGCCCGACCTGTTCAACGGTCCCTTCCTGGCCAGCGCCCTGCCCCTTTAG
- the nrfD gene encoding NrfD/PsrC family molybdoenzyme membrane anchor subunit, whose translation MSHHPRPLDRPFWTPGVLVLLGFMLAGGVAALARFIGGLGYATNLSNATPWGIWIGVDVGSGVALAAGGFTTAALAHVFGRRAYEAVTRPALLTAALGYTFVAIAILVDIGRSWAIWKPLFFHNYNSALFEVAICVMTYLTVLWIEMTPILAERFGGKIPALAWLDKKLARVMWVFIILGVVLSCMHQSSLGTLMVIAPTKVHPLWHTPYLPLLFLLSAFAVGYPMVIVETTIATTSLRLDGEMDVLGPLSRFTRFTLGAYLLVKFGDLFSRGVLGLAFDGSAAANSFLAEVGLGALLPFALLQFKAVRNCRRGLFVTALLVVGGVVLNRFNVFVVAYTPQTATQSYYPAVGEILVTLGAAATIMFLYRVFVTIAPVLAARKLEEASQ comes from the coding sequence ATGAGTCATCATCCCCGTCCTCTTGATCGCCCGTTCTGGACCCCTGGAGTTCTTGTGCTGCTTGGCTTCATGCTTGCCGGGGGCGTTGCCGCGCTGGCCCGTTTCATCGGCGGGCTGGGGTATGCGACGAATCTTTCCAACGCCACGCCGTGGGGCATATGGATCGGCGTGGATGTGGGCTCCGGCGTGGCGCTGGCCGCGGGGGGCTTCACCACGGCCGCCCTGGCGCACGTGTTCGGGCGTCGCGCCTACGAGGCCGTCACCCGGCCCGCGCTGCTCACGGCCGCGCTGGGCTACACGTTCGTGGCCATAGCCATCCTGGTGGATATCGGCCGCTCCTGGGCCATCTGGAAGCCCTTGTTCTTTCACAACTACAACTCGGCGTTGTTCGAGGTGGCCATCTGCGTCATGACGTATTTGACCGTGCTCTGGATCGAGATGACGCCCATATTGGCCGAGCGCTTCGGCGGCAAGATACCGGCCCTTGCCTGGCTGGACAAAAAGCTCGCCCGCGTGATGTGGGTGTTCATCATCCTGGGCGTGGTGCTGTCGTGTATGCACCAGTCGAGCCTCGGCACCCTCATGGTCATCGCGCCGACCAAGGTCCACCCGCTCTGGCACACCCCCTATCTGCCGCTGCTGTTCCTGCTTTCGGCCTTTGCGGTGGGCTACCCCATGGTCATCGTGGAGACGACGATCGCCACGACCTCGCTGCGGCTGGACGGGGAGATGGACGTGCTTGGTCCGCTTTCGCGCTTCACGCGCTTCACCCTTGGCGCGTATCTTTTGGTCAAGTTCGGGGATTTGTTCTCGCGCGGGGTTCTTGGCCTGGCCTTTGACGGCAGCGCCGCGGCGAACAGTTTCCTGGCGGAGGTCGGGCTGGGAGCCCTCCTTCCGTTCGCGCTGCTGCAGTTCAAGGCCGTGCGGAACTGCCGCCGGGGGCTGTTCGTCACGGCTTTGCTCGTTGTGGGCGGCGTGGTGCTGAACCGCTTCAATGTCTTCGTGGTGGCCTACACGCCGCAAACGGCCACGCAGTCCTATTATCCGGCTGTCGGTGAAATCCTCGTCACCCTGGGCGCCGCAGCCACCATCATGTTCCTGTACCGGGTGTTCGTCACCATCGCCCCGGTTCTGGCCGCCCGCAAGCTGGAGGAGGCTTCCCAATGA
- a CDS encoding 4Fe-4S dicluster domain-containing protein: MSIDRRQFLKSVGLGLAGAAVSPDSASAWESKAPPDPYCCLVDITRCIGCRKCELACNQVNALPEPAVRFDDLRVLDEKRRPTNTSYTVVNRYYTGSLDERNQLVPSFVKVQCMHCQDAACVSACITGALTKKENGAVHYDVTRCIGCRYCMVACPFEIPAYDYDNPLTPQVRKCTLCFDRLKEGKKPGCASICPTEAITFGKRETLLKLARQRIADAPSRYIDHIYGEHEAGGACWLYISNQPFELLGFLKVPKEPLPKRSESIQHALFSYLWSPALLFGTLAVVMRLTHSKNTDKEE; the protein is encoded by the coding sequence ATGAGCATCGACCGTCGGCAGTTTCTCAAGTCCGTGGGGCTTGGCCTGGCTGGAGCTGCCGTATCCCCGGATTCGGCGTCCGCTTGGGAGTCCAAGGCCCCGCCTGACCCCTACTGCTGCCTTGTGGACATAACGCGCTGCATCGGGTGCCGGAAGTGCGAGTTGGCCTGCAACCAGGTGAACGCGCTCCCCGAACCCGCGGTCCGCTTTGACGACCTCCGCGTGCTTGACGAGAAGCGCCGCCCGACGAACACGTCGTACACGGTGGTGAACCGGTATTACACCGGCAGTCTCGACGAGAGAAACCAGCTTGTCCCTTCGTTCGTGAAGGTCCAGTGCATGCATTGCCAGGACGCCGCGTGCGTTTCCGCCTGCATTACCGGGGCGCTGACAAAGAAGGAGAACGGGGCGGTACATTACGACGTCACGCGCTGCATCGGCTGCCGGTACTGCATGGTGGCATGTCCGTTTGAAATACCGGCCTACGACTATGACAACCCGCTGACGCCGCAGGTGCGGAAATGCACCCTGTGCTTCGACCGCCTGAAGGAAGGCAAGAAGCCGGGCTGCGCCTCCATCTGCCCCACGGAGGCCATCACCTTCGGCAAGCGCGAGACCCTGCTCAAGCTCGCCCGCCAGCGCATCGCCGACGCGCCCAGCCGCTACATCGACCACATTTACGGCGAGCACGAGGCTGGCGGCGCGTGCTGGCTGTACATCAGCAACCAGCCCTTCGAGCTTCTGGGCTTCCTCAAGGTGCCCAAGGAGCCGCTGCCCAAGCGCTCGGAGAGCATCCAGCACGCGTTGTTCAGCTATCTCTGGTCGCCGGCGCTTCTCTTCGGCACCTTGGCCGTGGTCATGAGGCTGACCCACTCCAAGAACACGGACAAGGAGGAATGA
- a CDS encoding methyl-accepting chemotaxis protein codes for MRNITIRARIILLICVSVLFSGLIGGIFLYQMLDLKGFAIQQTQQAMLEGQKEKLKLSVDALALALGEELKGVEAVADKVALIRRATAPILFEADKSGYFFVYEGTVNVAMSVKPENQGKDLGGMVDKNGVYLIRELAKAAAGGGGFVEYVFEKPGKGIQPKLSYAVMIPGSPYWIGTGVYIDNIDEHKAAISDAIGGMVASAVTMVGVVVLALLLLVVLPLSLFIFRSIVHPLTAATRAAEQVAGGDLGVSLEVVGKDETSHLERALNTMVGTLRTNMAAIEAKTREAEDKARAAEEATRQAEEARAQAIRARQEGLLAAAVKLEAVVERLSSASEEISGQADAIGRSTDVQRQRVTETATAMEEMNATVLEVAKNATQASEGADGARSTAVEGNAVVGRSVAAMDALLTLSGELKGNMDTLGRRAQDISQVMNVITDIADQTNLLALNAAIEAARAGDAGRGFAVVADEVRKLAEKTMNATKEVGETVRAVQEVSQKNVQGMEQAARAIAESTELVRQSGASLDAILRMSESTALQVQSIATAAEEQSAASEEINQAVEQINAIAGETAQSMQQTTIAIRELAEQAETLRNLVAELKREGQS; via the coding sequence ATGCGCAACATCACCATTCGGGCGCGGATCATTTTGCTCATATGCGTCTCGGTGCTGTTTTCCGGCCTCATCGGTGGAATCTTCCTCTACCAGATGCTCGACCTCAAGGGCTTCGCCATCCAGCAGACCCAGCAGGCCATGTTGGAGGGGCAGAAGGAGAAGCTGAAGCTCTCCGTGGACGCTTTGGCCCTGGCCCTGGGCGAGGAGCTCAAGGGCGTGGAGGCCGTGGCCGACAAGGTTGCGCTCATCCGTCGCGCCACCGCCCCCATCCTCTTCGAGGCGGACAAGTCCGGCTACTTCTTCGTCTACGAGGGCACGGTGAACGTGGCCATGTCCGTCAAGCCGGAGAACCAGGGCAAGGACCTGGGCGGCATGGTGGACAAGAACGGCGTGTACCTCATCCGCGAACTGGCCAAGGCCGCGGCGGGCGGCGGCGGCTTTGTGGAGTACGTGTTCGAAAAGCCCGGCAAGGGCATTCAGCCCAAGCTCAGTTATGCTGTCATGATTCCCGGCTCGCCATACTGGATCGGCACCGGGGTGTACATCGACAACATCGACGAGCACAAGGCCGCCATCAGCGACGCCATCGGCGGCATGGTCGCCTCGGCCGTCACCATGGTGGGCGTGGTGGTGCTGGCGCTGCTGCTGCTTGTGGTGCTGCCGTTGTCCCTGTTCATCTTCCGCAGCATCGTGCATCCGCTCACCGCGGCCACCCGCGCGGCCGAGCAGGTGGCCGGGGGGGATTTGGGCGTCAGCCTTGAGGTGGTCGGAAAGGACGAGACCTCGCACCTGGAGCGGGCGCTGAACACCATGGTGGGCACCCTGCGCACCAACATGGCCGCCATAGAGGCCAAGACCCGCGAGGCCGAGGACAAGGCCCGCGCCGCCGAGGAGGCCACCCGCCAGGCCGAGGAGGCCCGCGCCCAGGCCATTCGGGCCCGGCAGGAGGGCCTGCTCGCCGCCGCCGTGAAGCTGGAGGCCGTGGTGGAGCGCCTGTCGTCCGCGTCCGAGGAGATTTCCGGCCAGGCGGACGCCATCGGCCGCTCCACCGATGTGCAGCGGCAGCGCGTCACCGAGACGGCCACGGCCATGGAGGAGATGAACGCCACCGTGCTTGAGGTGGCCAAGAACGCCACCCAGGCCTCCGAAGGCGCGGACGGGGCCCGCTCTACGGCCGTCGAGGGCAATGCCGTGGTGGGCCGGTCCGTGGCCGCCATGGACGCCCTGCTCACGCTCTCCGGGGAGCTCAAGGGCAACATGGACACCCTGGGCCGCCGCGCACAAGACATCAGCCAGGTCATGAACGTCATCACCGACATCGCGGATCAGACCAACCTGCTGGCGCTCAATGCCGCCATCGAAGCCGCGCGCGCGGGCGACGCGGGCCGCGGCTTCGCCGTGGTGGCCGACGAGGTGCGCAAGCTGGCCGAAAAGACCATGAACGCCACCAAGGAGGTGGGCGAGACCGTGCGCGCCGTGCAGGAGGTGTCGCAGAAGAACGTGCAGGGCATGGAGCAGGCCGCCCGCGCCATTGCCGAGTCCACGGAGCTGGTGCGCCAGTCCGGGGCTTCGCTGGACGCCATCCTGCGCATGAGCGAGTCCACCGCGCTGCAGGTGCAGAGCATCGCCACCGCGGCGGAGGAGCAGAGCGCGGCCAGCGAGGAGATCAACCAGGCCGTGGAGCAGATCAACGCCATCGCGGGCGAAACCGCCCAGAGTATGCAGCAGACCACCATCGCCATCCGCGAACTGGCGGAGCAGGCCGAAACCCTGCGCAACCTGGTGGCCGAACTCAAGCGCGAAGGCCAGTCGTAA